Part of the Streptomyces sp. NBC_00457 genome, GCCCGAACCCGATGCCGTGGCCTGGCGGATCACCAGCTATTGGGACCCACCCGCTTACGGCCTCAGCCGCATCGAAGATCTGTGGGAGACCTCTTTCATCCGCTTCTGCGCGGCGGTTGACACCACACGGGTCCGTGCGCTGATCATCGGAGCCTGGGGCGACGCGGACGACACGGATCCCTCCGAGGCCATCGGACTGCTCCTGGCTGTGCGTGACCGGTTCCCCGCCCTGCGGGCGATTTTCGTGGGGGACATCACGACAGAGGATTGCCAGATCCAGTCGATCTCTCAGACCGATGTCACGCCATTGCTGGCCGGCTTTCCCGCACTGGAAGAACTCGGAGTGCGTGCGGGAGAAGGAAGCGGCTATGCGTCGGCGGAAGACACGGCGCTTCACTTCCGGCTGGAATTCCCCGCGTTACGCCATGACGGACTGCGCAGGCTGACGGTACAGAGCGCTGGTCTGCGTGGGGCCATGGTCCGCGGGCTGGGGGCGAGTGAACTTCCCGCGCTGGAGCACCTTGAACTGTGGCTGGGCATGGAGTGTTACGGCGGCGATTCCAAGATCGCCGATCTGGAGGCGATCCTGTCCGGCACCCGGTTGCCCCGGCTACGGCATCTGGCTCTGCGCAACAGTGAGATCCAGGACGACGTAGCCGCTGCCCTGGCGTCAGCCCCGGTCGTTCCTCAACTCAAGGTGATCGACCTGTCCTTGGGTGAGCTCTCCGACGACGGCGGCGCCGCCCTCCTCGGTGGCCAACCGCTGACCCACCTCAGCAAGCTGGACCTTCACCACAACTTTCTGAGCGAGCCCACGCGGCAGCGCATACGCGAGACTCTCGAACCTGCGGGAGTCGAGGTGAATCTCGACCCGGACGGCGCGGAAGAGTGGGTGGACGGCAACGGCACCGTCCATCGCGGTTGCGCTGTATTCGACTAGCCGGATTCTCGCGCGGTCAGGCGTACGCCGTCGCCGGGCGCCCGTTCGCGGTGAACGTCTTCCAGAGCTGCATGAACAGCCGGACCAGGGCGGCCTCGATCAGGGCGCCTGCCACCTGGGTGAGGATCGTGGTGAAGATGTGCGGCATGGTGAGCCGCCTTTCGTGATCAGGGTGCATCGTGCTGGGAACGACTCCTTTGTCCAGCGCGATGTCATCCGAGAGGCCGCACACGGGTGGCCTGCGGGTGAACATTCGCCAGCGCACCGGCGGCGAGCCGCACCGCGGCGGGCAGCAGGACCGACCCCGTCGCCGACGTCAGCGCGATCGTCCAGCCCGCGGGGCCCAGGGGCCGGTTGCCGAAGAAGTGGCTGAGCCCCGGAACGGTGACCACCACGCCCAGCACGACCAGGGACCCCACAGCGGCCGCGGCGACCACCCGATCGCGGCCCGCGTCCTGCAGCGTCTGGAGCAGCTGGGAGGAGACCAGGGCTGCGAGGGCGACGGTGTCGGCGTGTGCTCGGGTACCGGTCGCACGGGCCAGGACCCAGGCGACGGTGGCGGCGGCCGCGGTGACGGCGGCGCGTAGCTGGAGGTGGCGGGTCAGGGCCTTGCCGAGCGAGGCTTCGGGTCCCTCCGCGAGCAGCCGCTCGGCGTGGTCGGCGGGGGGCCGGGCGGCGATGGCCATGGCGGGCAGCATGTCGGTGAGCAGGTTGACCAGCAGCAGCTGGCGTGCGTTCAGCGCACTGCGTCCGGTGAGCAGGGTGGTCGCCAGCACGAAGGCGATCTCGCCCAGGTTGCCGCCGAGCAGGATGCCCAGCGCCTTGCGCACCGAGGCCCACATGGACCGGCCCTCGACGATCGTCTCGATGCGGTCGTCGGTGACCACCACGTCGGCGGCCGAGCGGGCCGCCGGAGTGGCCCGCGAGCCGAGGGCGATGCCGACGTCGGCGATGCGAATGGCGGGCGCGTCGTTGGCGCCGTCGCCGGTGACGGCGACGACGCGCCCGGTTGAGCGCAGCGCGGTGACGATCCGGACCTTGTGCGCCGGGGTGACCCGGGCGAACACCGTGATGTCCGGCAGCGTCCTGGCGAGCGCGGCGTCGTCCAGGGCGTCCAGTTCCGTCCCGGTCATCAGCCGCGGCTCCTCCTCGGGCCGCAGTTCCCTGGAGATCGCGGCGGCGGTGCTGGGATGGTCGCCGGTGAGCATGACGATGCGCACCCCGGCCCGGGACAGCCGGTCCACGCTCTCGGCGGCGGTGGCCCGTACCGGGTCGGCGAGGCCCAGCAGGCCCAGCAGACACAGCCCGTCGACACTCGCGTCGTCGAGTTCCGGCGTGGCACCGGGCGCCTGCGCGGGCGCGAGCCGCTCGGCGACCGCGAGGACCCTCAGTCCGCGCCGGGCCAGCCGGTCGATCTCCGCCTCGATCCCCGCCCGCTGCCGTTCGACGAACGGCTCGGTGGTCTCACCCCGCCGGACGAAGTCGCAGCGCGCCAGCACGACTTCGGGAGCGCCCTTGACGGCGATCCGCGCCTCGGCGTCGCCCTGTCCCAGCACGGCGTGGTAGCCGCGTCCCGGCTCGAACGGCAGCTCCGCCAGCTGCTCCCAGGTGTCCGAGCCGAGCCCGGCCGCCCGGGCGGGGGCGGCACCGAGCAGCTCGGCCCCGGCGGCGATGGCCCGGTCGGTGGGATGGGCGAGCGACGCGGCCGGCCCCGGCGGACCCGCAAGCGCCGCCGTGGCCAGGACCCGCCGCAGCCCCGGGGTGAGCCGGTCGGGCGAACGACGCTCCGTGCCGTCGGACACCTGCCGCAGACTGATCCGGCCCTCGGTGAGCGTCCCGGTCTTGTCGAAGCACAGCACGTCGGTACGGCCCAGCGCCTCGATGGTGGAGGCGCTGCGGACGAGCGTGTCGCGGGTCGACAGCCGGCGGGCCGCCGCCAGCTCCGCGACCGTGGCGATGAACGGCAGCCCCTCGGGCACGGCCGCGACGCACAGGCTGACCGCGGACCCCAGCGCGGCGCCCAGCGGCCGCCGGCGCAGCAGGTCGATGGCGAAGAGGACGGCACCCGCCGTGACGGACAACGGCAGGAACCACCGGCCCAGCGCCTTCAGCCGCCGCTCCACACCGCTCTCCGGCGGCCCGCCCTCCGTGACCGCGTCCGCCGCCGCGCTGCCCGCCTCGGTGGCCGCCCCTGTGGCGACGACCACGGCCAGCGCCTCGCCGGCCGCCACCGTCGTCCCCTGATAGAGCATGGACGTCCGGTCCGCGACCGCCCGGGCCGCGGTCGGCGCGGCGTTCTTCACCACAGGCAGCGACTCACCGGTCAGGCTGGACTCGTCGACCTCCACGCCCTGCGCCCGTACCACCCGGCAGTCCGCCGGAACCGCGTCCCCGGCCCGCAGCTCGATCACATCGCCGCGCACCAGGTGCTCGCCTGCCGCCCAGGCCGCCTCGGACCGGTCGGGGCGGCGTACCCGCACCCGTGCCGAGGTGGCCTCGACCAGCCGTTCCGCCTCCCGCTCGGCCTTCTGCTGCTGTACGCCGCCGACGAGCGCGTCCACGCCGAGCACCCCGCCGATGAGTACGGCATCCAGCACCGAGCCGAGCGCCGCCGAGACACCGCCGCCGACCGCGAGGATGGGGGTGAGCGGATTGGCCAGCTCCTCCGCGATCCGGCCGACCAGGGTGACGGCACCCTCGTGCCCGTCCTGGCCCGCGAGTTGGCGGCGCCGGACGGCCTCGGCCTCGTCCAGACCCCGGGACGACGAACCGAGCCTGGTCATCACCTGACGCACCGTCATGGCATGCCAGGGCGTACGCTCGACGGCCGCCGGAACCGGACGCCCGTGCAACCGCCACCCCGCCCAGAAACCCGCGGCGATCCCGGCGATGGTCACCGCGTCGGTCACCAAGCGGGCCCGCACCCAGGCTCGCGGGCGGGGCACCAGCAGCGCCAGGGCCGAGCCCGCCACGGCGCCGCCGAACTCCAGCCGCGAGCACAGCCGGCCGATCCGCCGGGCCTCCGGCAGGGCCGTAAGCAACAAGTGGACGACATCGGGCGGGGCGGCGACATCGGCGTCCCACGGCACGTGCCGGGCCCCCGGGATCACTCCGATGCCCAAGTCGGCCCGGACCAGGGCGCGCCGGGTCCGGGCCGAGACCACGGCGACACCGTGGCCGTCCGACTGGAGGGAGCGGACCAGGGCGGCCGTGCGCCGATGCCCGGTGGGCGCGGCCGCGGGAAGCCCGAACCGGCGGTGCAGCCCCGGCGGGCCGCCCACCAGCCGCACTCGGCCGCACTCCCGCGCCGCGCGCACCAAGTGGTGGGCGAGCGGATGCAGTTGGGGGACCAGGGCGGCCACGGCCACCGGCCTGCCCTCCGTCAGGACAAGCATGACCTGCGCGCCTTCCTCGACCCACTGCCG contains:
- a CDS encoding cation-translocating P-type ATPase, translating into MIWPVLSSVLSGSVLPTSVLPSTLSAVSSAVRSSVGRLTALPATLPFVGPLLRPPTPRLWQTPGGVQIEVRRVGQPGRARMARGLEAALREVPGVSRAEVNGTLGCVYVGCGPETDLERVAGLVAAADAAEEPEGEGGEGARRSGEAGRSRPSVGFPGAAGAWIGAAVRVGAGLVGVGVASVGDALRLRGLPPVLLSALQLVESAPPLREGIARRFGETATERGFAAANLVVTTLTFRPLGATVAAAVAWARYAEAQARRRAWGDWSRRLAVHEGTYRHDALPGYDRPAPLPPGPGDRYANVAAPASLAAYGPAAIGTLSHDRGLALLITGTPRGPWFGRELFSSVVARAVSDRGALALRPDALRRLDRIDTVVLDARMLADGGWTVEGVARLTPPGAPGSQDGGGSPELVPGDDELHARIHELIESGGPARRRTGRGAGPLRTRRQGAWELRPFSVAEVADTEPGAARDRSPESSADLTVVPAETAAAARQWVEEGAQVMLVLTEGRPVAVAALVPQLHPLAHHLVRAARECGRVRLVGGPPGLHRRFGLPAAAPTGHRRTAALVRSLQSDGHGVAVVSARTRRALVRADLGIGVIPGARHVPWDADVAAPPDVVHLLLTALPEARRIGRLCSRLEFGGAVAGSALALLVPRPRAWVRARLVTDAVTIAGIAAGFWAGWRLHGRPVPAAVERTPWHAMTVRQVMTRLGSSSRGLDEAEAVRRRQLAGQDGHEGAVTLVGRIAEELANPLTPILAVGGGVSAALGSVLDAVLIGGVLGVDALVGGVQQQKAEREAERLVEATSARVRVRRPDRSEAAWAAGEHLVRGDVIELRAGDAVPADCRVVRAQGVEVDESSLTGESLPVVKNAAPTAARAVADRTSMLYQGTTVAAGEALAVVVATGAATEAGSAAADAVTEGGPPESGVERRLKALGRWFLPLSVTAGAVLFAIDLLRRRPLGAALGSAVSLCVAAVPEGLPFIATVAELAAARRLSTRDTLVRSASTIEALGRTDVLCFDKTGTLTEGRISLRQVSDGTERRSPDRLTPGLRRVLATAALAGPPGPAASLAHPTDRAIAAGAELLGAAPARAAGLGSDTWEQLAELPFEPGRGYHAVLGQGDAEARIAVKGAPEVVLARCDFVRRGETTEPFVERQRAGIEAEIDRLARRGLRVLAVAERLAPAQAPGATPELDDASVDGLCLLGLLGLADPVRATAAESVDRLSRAGVRIVMLTGDHPSTAAAISRELRPEEEPRLMTGTELDALDDAALARTLPDITVFARVTPAHKVRIVTALRSTGRVVAVTGDGANDAPAIRIADVGIALGSRATPAARSAADVVVTDDRIETIVEGRSMWASVRKALGILLGGNLGEIAFVLATTLLTGRSALNARQLLLVNLLTDMLPAMAIAARPPADHAERLLAEGPEASLGKALTRHLQLRAAVTAAAATVAWVLARATGTRAHADTVALAALVSSQLLQTLQDAGRDRVVAAAAVGSLVVLGVVVTVPGLSHFFGNRPLGPAGWTIALTSATGSVLLPAAVRLAAGALANVHPQATRVRPLG
- a CDS encoding STM4015 family protein; the encoded protein is MGITDPLTALHGLPAFTFPHSDETVTLPEPDAVAWRITSYWDPPAYGLSRIEDLWETSFIRFCAAVDTTRVRALIIGAWGDADDTDPSEAIGLLLAVRDRFPALRAIFVGDITTEDCQIQSISQTDVTPLLAGFPALEELGVRAGEGSGYASAEDTALHFRLEFPALRHDGLRRLTVQSAGLRGAMVRGLGASELPALEHLELWLGMECYGGDSKIADLEAILSGTRLPRLRHLALRNSEIQDDVAAALASAPVVPQLKVIDLSLGELSDDGGAALLGGQPLTHLSKLDLHHNFLSEPTRQRIRETLEPAGVEVNLDPDGAEEWVDGNGTVHRGCAVFD